A single genomic interval of Oreochromis aureus strain Israel breed Guangdong linkage group 12, ZZ_aureus, whole genome shotgun sequence harbors:
- the LOC116326799 gene encoding sterile alpha motif domain-containing protein 3, whose translation MYPTNSEYVQAVKTLVMKYPFLKDREGNGYHTWHMSLRRKFKSERAPLVDSEAVRRCKEKFGSTRRGQPNKCQRTSQRNVCQGPCVQGEDLLSIDAHLKVLQCQYQKMQPDTMVVHNRMQQTFAWRQKEIADGMPVEDVLKKYPFLGMPTGLCNELGWIQPTTGNVSQRFREGLSCVAAKVIDLTRGKTPLYQLYLDAREEALTDDLPDLDTRAALLFLPYVFKEKLDLFVILGEVHPKTPIQLFSYFMKTGNQCSPEALKHCEVGWQ comes from the exons AT GTATCCCACAAATTCTGAATATGTGCAAGCTGTGAAGACGCTGGTAATGAAGTATCCTTTCCTCAAGGATCGTGAGGGAAATGGTTAT CACACATGGCATATGTCTTTGAGACGTAAATTCAAATCAGAGCGGGCACCACTAGTCGACAGTGAGGCAGTGAGGCGTTGTAAGGAGAAGTTTGGTTCTACGAGGAGAGGGCAGCCTAATAAATGTCAACGAACAAGTCAGAGAAATGTTTGTCAG GGACCATGCGTCCAAGGAGAAGATTTATTATCCATAGACGCCCACTTAAAGGTCTTACAGTGCCAATATCAGAAGATGCAACCAGATACCATGGTGGTTCATAACCGTATGCAGCAAACGTTTGCTTGGCGGCAAAAAGAAATTGCAGATGGTATGCCTGTGGAGGATGTGTTGAAGAAGTACCCCTTCTTAGGGATGCCTACTGGT CTGTGCAACGAACTCGGGTGGATCCAACCAACAACGGGTAATGTAAGCCAGCGATTTCGTGAAGGGCTCTCATGTGTTGCAGCAAAGGTGATTGACCTTACACGAGGGAAAACCCCACTCTACCAGCTCTACCTTGATGCAAGAGAGGAGGCTCTCACTGATGACCTACCag aTCTTGACACAAGGGCTGCACTTTTATTCCTGCCATACGTCTTCAAGGAGAAACTGGATCTCTTTGTCATACTTGGAGAG GTTCATCCTAAAACCCCTATCCAACTGTTCAGCTACTTCATGAAGACTGGAAACCAGTGTTCTCCAGAAGCGCTCAAACATTGTGAAGTTGGATGGCAGTGA